Within Desmodus rotundus isolate HL8 chromosome 6, HLdesRot8A.1, whole genome shotgun sequence, the genomic segment ACCAAGTCCCGGTTCACTGAGCACGTATCATATGCACCCTCCCATGCTCGTTATGATGCCAACTTGGTGCTTATGCAACTCGTGAGTGCAGAGAAAAGCTTATTACACATCTTGAAGGGGTGATAATAGGAGAGTCTCTAATGAGTGCCAAGCGTTGCGATATAGGCTCAGGTGAACTGGGAGTTGTTCCGAGAAGAGATGAAATGCACGATAGCTGGAATGGAGGAATGATCCATTCGGTTTAAGGCAGGGCTTCTCAACCTCGGCGCCACTGACGCTTTGGGCCACATAACTCTCTGTTATAGGGGccgtcctgtgcactgtaggatgcttagcagcatccctggcctccacccactagatatCAGTGGCACCCCTGTTCCCAGTGCGGTCTCCAGATATTGTCATATGTCCCCTGGGGGACAAAATTGCTCAGTGGAGAACCTCTGGCGTGAGGGACATCCAGAAAGACCTCCCTGGGGAAGTTAGGTCTGAGTGGGCCCCGAAGAATGTAAACTTCAGAgcaggggcacatgcctgcgaAGCAGGACAGGGTGACACAGAGACCAGGGGGGTGACATGCCAGGTGGCATCAGGGAACCGTGGAAAGTTGGGTTTTTAGAAGCAGATCACTGATAATCAGCCATGAAGCTTTTGACTGGATTCGGCTGGTGAGTCGCATCTGTACCCAATCAGATGTCCAACGAGAGCGAGGACTCTGTTGGCCAAAGACCTCAGAGAAGGAGAAACTATAAGACAGCGGCTGGCCAGAGGCCTTTGCAAGAGTCCAGACACGAGAAGAAGACCCAGTCCAACGTGGTTCCGGGGGACTGGTGAGGAACGGTCAGAGAAGGACACCGCAGAGAAAAACATCTTaaatgggggaaggagagagaagcttCAAAGACAACACCTACATGAGCAGAGTCCTACACGAGAAGAGTGCTTACAAGCTTACAAACCACGTCCACCCGCCTTCTCGTCAAGCCTCATGAGACAAAGGCCATTCCGTTTTCCAGATGGGGCTCAGAGGGATGAGGGCCACACACCTGCACAGGGCCATCCCCCTGCTGGGCTGCAGTGAGGTTCTGATCCTGCTGCCCCAACCTGACACCAGGCATCAGTCAGCATTTCCCAGTaacaatttattgagcacctactatgttctgggcactgttctaggcataGGGGTGCCTcaacagaaggaggaaaaaagccaAGTCTCTAAACTGAAGGAGTTTGAGGTAAACAACAAAGTATATGTGACATGCTATGACAATAtgtgtgtttgcacacacacgtgtgtgtgtctgtgtatctcTGGGAGAGTGTGCAAGGAACCGTGTGGCTGCCTCCAGGGGGCAATGGGTGGCTGAGGGACAGGGGTGAAGAGGAGACTGATTACTCTAGGTCCTTGTATGCCTTCTGTCTTGTGTGCCTGTCTTAcccattctttaaaattaaatgtaaacagTCAATGGGGCGTGCGTTAAAGGGCATCCCAGGCAAAGAGTGTGATGAAGGAGACTGCTGGTGCGCTGAGGGGATTGCTGAGTAGCAGGGCGTGGGAAGAGGTCAGGAAATGAAGCTGAAAGGTCGGAGCCATGCAAAAGAGTGTGGGTTTTGCCCCACAGGCCCGGAGAGCCGTGAAGGCTGTTAAGCAACGAGTGCTGTGATCCAAAATGAACTGCAGAAAACTCACTTTGGCAGGTAATGGAGACCCGGATGACAGGGAAAATGTAAAGGCGGGGACATCAGCGAGGAGGCTGAGGCATCACCCAGACCGAGCTGCTGAGGCCCAAGCTAAAGTGGCAACCCTGAGATGGTGGGAAGGAGGAGTCCCCAGACATGTGGAAGGCAAGGCGGACAGGATCTGGTGACTGATTTGGGGTTGGAGGCGAAGTGGGGGACCAGAGGACAAGTGCCCGAAGGCACGGTGGTGGCTTTCATGGAGGGCGAGAGGAGCAGGAAGGTGAGCCCATTTGGTGTCTGCGGGTCACCTGCATGGAAGTGTCGTCCCCTTGGCAGTTGGATATGACAGTCTTGGACCCAGAAGACAAATCTAAACAAGGGATGTTGGTTGAGAATCACCTGAGAGGGGTGGTAGCTTGAAGCCATGGATGTGGATGAGATGGTCCAGGGGAGGCAGCAAAGTGATGGAACAGTAGAGCAGAACAAAGACCTAGGAAAAACAGtcatggaggagaagggaggagcacGGGAGGGCAGAAGGAAAGTAGGAGAGGTGTCACAATGTGCCCAAGACAAGAGAGTttcaggaaagacagagagatcGGCAGTATCTATTACCACCAAGAGAGAGCAGACAAGAAAATGCTGAGAAGTGCCCATGTGGTCGGTTGTCCATGAAGGCAGATGTTTTACaagtgcatgagtgtgtgtggacatggggagctggggctggagggtgggcgGCCGCGTACAATGGAAGCAGACCCCATCGCCCTCTGGGGGCAGGCGACACAAGGGATGAGTTCTCATACCTCGTCCAAGGATGACATTTCTCAGAAGCAGATGACACACTGGAGAAGAAACCCACTGGGCAGGGTTCGCAGACGGTATCAGAAACTTCTgtagctgggagggagaaggaagcatTAATCATCACTGAGGACCACCGGTCTGGCTCTCCAGAGAACCCACGGACAGACGGGCCAGGAAGATCTTCCTGCTGTAAGCCTTCTTCCCGCAGTGTGCAGCCTCCCCCGGCTGCTCCAGCCCCTAGGAAGGGTTCTCCCCTGGCCCTCCCGAGGCAGATACCATGGCAGGAGGCAGAACGAGAAAGGTTCGTTTCCTGCTCACTCTAGGGGACATACTGAACTATGTAGGCTGGAGTCTGCATTCCCTCCGcctctggggctggagggaaCTACTTCTCAAGGGTGCCCATGGCCCAGCCCCTTGCCTTCGGCCCTCGGCCCCTCTCTCCGGCCTCTAAAGCTGATTCTCAGACAGGCCACTTACCCATCTGCTTGACCCCATCGCCGGGCGGGCAGGAGCTGTGCGGGGCACAGCTGTCGCAGTGGTCATTGACACAGTGTTGGCCTTCATTACACACGCAAATCGTGTCTGTTTTCGTAGTGCCCTCCATCCGCACCTGGAGTCCTAGGTCTGTGCGGAGATGGGCAGGAAGGATGGGAACCCCCTGCTGGCCCCTCTCAGGGCCCCACTCCTCACCCTTCCTGCTCTACTTTTTTCTTAGGCCCTCTTCCAAGCAGGGATCACTATCAACTTACTTAACGACCAACACAACCTAGACTCTAACCAATCAGAACAGGCCCTGGCTATTAAACACACACGcgcgtgcgcgcgcacacacacacacacagcagaatGGCTGCACTGTCAAGAATGTGCTGGAATATCAGCCTGGCGGCTCCCAAgccccccttccccagcagcccACGCACTGGGGTCACAGTATTTATGCGGGTGGCAGTATTTCTCGTTGTTCGGGGTGTCCAGGAACTCGCCTCTCCCGCAAGGGTGGCATAGTGTGGGGGTGGTGTCCGTGCAGTCCTGGACCAGTTTCTCTCCTGGAAAAAGCATCAGGAAATGAGGCAGCTCCAACCGACCCAGTGAGTCAGACAAGTCCCAAAAACTGATCAGCGGGGCTTTAGGGCAGAGGATTCAAAGATGGCAGTCTCAGACCCTTCCAGGCTTCATAGtcaagtgggggttgggggggtgcgGCAGATATAAGAACCCTAGTCCTGGGTAGGCAGAGAGGGAACCCAGAACATTCTGACAGCAGGGCATGGGTGGGAAATCCCCAGGGGTCATTTAGGACAAGAGTTTACAGATGACACGTGGGCGTGCATCGGCCAGCAAAGCAGAGGGGCTCCGCGGTGGGGTCAGAGGGTCGGCATCTCACCTGGCAGACACAAAGTACAGCACTGAGTGTTTACTAGGTATTGGTTTTCTCTGCATACATTGAGTGGTTCTGGGTGGACCTAAAAACAGAATTTGAAGGGCAATTTGAAGGGATCTTGAAATCTCTGCTGCAGCCTCCTTGGCAGGAAGGTGAAAATCAGCCAGGACAGGGGTTAGAATGGAAGTGGAAGTCTAAGGCAGAAAAAAATGCAGCCTGCCTATTACttggtgtgtttatttttaacaaagcTGCCAGCTGATATGATTGGAAAAGCACCCAGAGAATCATTCTGGTATTTTAGAAAGCGACTGTACTGGAACCCCACAATAGTCTCTGAACTAAACAGATCTTCCTTGTGGCTGGATTCCTGAGTCCTTCCTCTTCACAAAGATTCAAAAGCACACGAGGACCCCAGTACCCGCCCCTCACCCCCGAGTCCTGAGGCTGGCTGACTTCAGCTGGTCCTAGTCCTGGTTGGGGCTGTATTTATAGCACCTGGCCTCTTCCTTCTATTCTTCTGCCCCCCCACgccttcccctctccaagcctcatCATGTTTTCTCCCTCCGACCCTCCCTCATGAGATGCCAGGAAACGGTGAAGCTAGGAAGCTAAAATCCAACTCTTTCACTTTACAAATGGGGAGACTCCCGGACGGGGGAGGCTGAGTCACTTGACCGGGGTTTCACCGTGAGAGGAGCCAAGTGAGAATTCAGGTCTCagcactctccctctctccatcaaCTTGGGTCTCACCCGCATTTGTACTACATCCAGGTACCACCCATGCTACTCATTCCTTCtcattaaattaaatacatttcctTTCCGTGTAAATGTAACACTTGTATCACTGCCATAAGAGGAGAACCAGTCTCACTTCCCATAAATAAAAGGTaaccctaaaaataaattcaacagaaataaaacagtattaGGAAACCCCAACTGGTTGCTTTGCCTGACGATAGCCCTCCATCCTGGGCCTGCTCTTAATTTGTGCTGTAAAAGAAGTAGTCAGCACCTGAGAGgtataaaataaattcacatcCTAGCTCCAGAGACTTCTTCCTTgaaaaaaaccttgaaaagaAGGATTTTAAACAGAACTGTAAAGTGAATCTCTGTTGGTTAGTTCTGTATGTGTGAGCTCCCCACAATCGTCCCACATTTGGGGAACAGCCAGTGAAAGGAGCACAGATTTGAGAGACAAACAGCGTAAGGCTCCAACCTTGACTTTGTAACTCTTACTAGTTATGTTGTTTCTCTTAGTTTCAGTTTCCACGTCTCTCAAACAGGAGCAATAATACCTGCCCCGCAGATCAGGTGGGGAAGGTGAGAAAGAATGGGCGTCTGTAGCCTGGCACGGTGTCTAGAACATTAAATAGCAGTTTTAATGTTGATACATATGCGAGTGTCTGCTTGGATGCCCTGCGCCCTGGTTAACTAGCTCATTGGGGGCCCTCATTCAGCCGTGACTTACAGAAATGATCTGACCCCAAATAGGGAAGGAAGTGGAAAAGGCTGCTGCCCCTTCATCACATCACAGCATTCATCCTGTGACTGTCATCCCTGCCGCCCTGGGGACCATCCTGCCACACTCCCAGGGCAGTGAAAGCCCTTTCGGCCATTTTCAAACACACGAGAAATGTAGCTCCTCCTCTGAAGGTTTGTCACTCCCCAGTTCCCACGCCATAGTGCTGGTCCTTCTGACACAAAGGAGTCGAAGACCAAGGCTTGGAGACTCTCCCCAGCTGAGAGGCAGGCTCAGGAACTAGGCAGCTGTACATTTATATCCAGGTTCCACCTAGCTATGAGAATTTTGGCAAGACATattctctctctgggcctcagtttgctcatctgtataatggggagTTAAAGGAAATCAGATGGAGAATCCATGGAAAGCATTTCCTCAGAGCCTGAAAAACAGGAAGCCCTCAATAAAGAGCTTCTGCTCTTGTTGCCACAGCCCAGCCCTACCTGGAGCCAAAAATGTGAGCATGCTCCTAAGAAGCCCAGACCACCCTTCACCCTCtgtccctagttcttcctccaccccctctTACAGAATGCTCCTCTTTCCAGCTccacccctctcctgcctcctgtctccctaAGAGTCATTGCTTAGAGTGAAACCGAAAGTTCTGGGACAAAAGTAGCTTCCCCACGGAGTCTCTTCCCTTGCTACCTACTCCATGGGTGATTCTGGCTCAGACTTCATACCAGAAACTACAGCCCTTGAAAGCAGGGGGTCACCAGAGGGTTTGGAATGAGAGGGTAAGGTACTTGGGGggattcccagcctccagaatgagGAActacaaaaatacttttaaacaaaaagtGAGACGAGTGTGGGCTTCTGAAAATCCCGGAGATATGCTTGACTGGGCATATCCGAGCCCTGATGATGCTGGGAGAAACCCTTTCTTGGGCCCCATGAACTGTTCATCTTCCCCAGAGGTTCCCCAGGTTGTCTTAAATTCAGAATGCAGAGACAGACAGCCTTGAGTAGTCCTCCTAGTTTGCATCACCCCTTGTTCCCACAAGATGCCCTGGAAGAAGGCAGCCTCTGCTGGCAAGGAGATAACCACTCTCAGAGGCTGGCATCTGTCCACAGGAGTAAGGGACAGGAAATAAGCCAGACCCGCTGCTTCCCTTGTCCCGCCTCCCTTCCCACTTCTCCTAGGCCAGCCTCGGAGGCAAACCCAGACGCCAGCCTTTTGGCCAGATGAAGCCTCGAGgctccccaaccccaaccccatcCCCGCTGTCTAGGCACTTTTCCCACAGtgtccccacttcccaccttctGTGGGCTACCTGGAACCCCAacctgggaagagagagaggtagCCCACCTCATTCAGCCAGCTTCTACCCACCGCTTCTGTCCCCAGCAAAATCAAGCTAGAAAGGTCCCTTCCCCGAAGTACAGTGCTTCCCTTTCCAGTCCCCTCTCTCAAATCCCAAATTCCCCCGTCGGGTCGGAGCAGAAACTCAACTCACGGCGGTCAACAAGAAGCCCACGAGGAGACACTGCCGAGGGAGAAGAACCATGGCGAGGtaagaagcaggaggagggaagCTGCGCCGGGACGGGTCACTTGTAACTCCCAGGCACCAGCCCCTGGCCACGCCCATGAAGGGGGTGTGGTCTTCGGTGGCCAATCGCGGCCAGCCTCGCTGGGGAGGGCGGAGTTCCGGGCCACCAGCTGCCAGGGATTCCCCCGGGACGTTCCCTGGAGTCTTAATTCTCCTCGGAGTTTAAGGACGCGCTGGCAAAAGAGGGGTGAGTTTCCCAGGAAGAGCTTTTTCTCCTTAGCCTCTGCGACTACAAAGGCCAGTCTGAAGAGAGGAAGGAGCCAGCCGGCTTCccggggaagggggtgggtggcgGAGGCAAGGAAGAAAGATCCCCACGGATGCTGGGAAGACACCACAGGGATGCCCACGGTTCTCCCCCTCCGCCTGCGGGAATCCCAGCAGAACCGAAAGCGTCTTCGTCGAAAATGGGAGAGGCCTGAGAAAGTTCCCCGCATCCCAGAAAGCGGGAAGGCCACAGCTGGGCTGTGGGGAAGAGGGCAATTTCCCAACTTAGAGTTTCTCTTTCAAAGGAAATTCCCTCCTGAGGGCACAGCGTCCCAGCCTcgcttccatccatccatccatccatccatccatccgtccatccatccatgcaccCCTGCATCCATGCGCCATGCCCCCGCCCCCAGATCCTCTTCCATACCAGTTTCCATCCGTCACTAAGCACTTAGAGCACACAGCCTTTTGCTCGAAGTGTTTAGATGGTAGGACCCGTTGAGAATCGTAGGAGACTCGGGCCCTCTTGAGAACtgcaggaacacacacacactcgtacCTGCCTTTCCCAGGTCCTGGTCCTCCAAGCCTTTCTTGAACCAGTGTTAACACTCTCTGCTCTGCAGCACACAATCAGCACCTGGGCTCCTGGGGTCCTGTCTAGGCTCTGCCTCCGATGGGCGGGAATCCCTTGAGTGCAATTTTCCCCCAATGAAACTTGAAGAATTTGAGCTATGCCATGGTTGGGTTGATTACCCTCCAAGCACTGAATTTCTGGGCTAGGCCAAAAGGCCAAGGTATGCAGAGCTGGGAGGGTGGAAGAAGAGGGTGCTGCTCATCCCACCCTCCTGGCTTCTGATGCAAAGGGCCACCTCTGAAATCCATCCCCTCTTTTTCATCACCTCTGCCACTACCCCAATTCAGAGGCTCATCATCGTTCACTTGGGCTGTCCCAACAATCTCACTTATTCAGTAAGCGTTATTGTGcctctactatatgccaggcaacttctaacattctctctctctctctctctctctctctctctctctcattcattcatactGCAGTTACCTTTATAAATCTGATCGGGACACCCCACTGCTTAAAAACCATCAAAACCTCTTTGGGCTCCCCTATGCCTTCGGGATAGCTCCCACTCATCCTTGAAGAGGGAGCCAACCCTTCTTCACTCAGCCCCAGCCTGTCTCCCCACTCGCTCCCTGCATGTCCTCCCACACATATTGGCTTCATCCACGCTCACCTCTCAATTTTCCAAACACACAATTGTTTTGTCTTACTGTTTTTTCTGACTGTGTCTTGCCgtattcttccttcccttctcctttctggaGCCAATTTAAATTTTTACCTCCTCTTAAGTCTCCTCTTCACTCTCCAAGACGCAAACACACACTCCACCCCACCTTACCCCTTCCCTGTGTTCCCACAGCATTAGCGTGCTGGGCTATAACTGTATCTGCCCCGCCACTTttgactgtgagctccttgaagacaGGACTGGATCTGTCCTGGTCCTAGGCACAATTCTATGGGTAATAGAATACCAGTATACAGTTGCTGAGTCaatgagggagggggtgggctcaGTAACTGATCATTCTAATCGCTGCATCCTTGAGGAAGGAAGTGAAGACAGAAGCTGCAAAGGATTGGTCATTGCCACACAGACCTCAAGCTGGTAGTCAGATGCCAACAGTCGAGGAGCACTTGAAATCAGCGTCCAGAGGACTTCACAAAAGCCACCCAAACTGGCCCAGGATGAAGAGAACATTAAAATAGTGTTTCCCTTTTTAAGCCACTTCAGAAAAACAAGCACAGTTTTCATTCCTTTAGGGAGATGCGAGGCGGGGGCGTCAGAGTAATAACTTCAGCCGATACTTATTCTTTATTTGCTTGATTTCAAAATTGGGCCCTTCATAAAACTGCCTTGGGAAGCAAGTACAcagaattaaaacattaattatgtTATATAAAACATATCAGAGCAGCAATTAAAGCAGCTTAAATTAATgtgtaaaagaataaatagtaGCCTTCGGGTTGCCCCATGCGGTGAAGACCAGATAGGATAAAGGGAAGATATTTTAGTACACACATATCTCGAGGAAATGTGTGCTGGCAGGAACCGGCCCAGAGAATCTTCTTGGGCTAGGAAGCGTCTgttggaggaggaaagagagaagatgaTTTGTGGGGAGGGTGGCAATATCGCATAGTCCCATCAAAGAGGAGAACTATGGAGGATTCAGTGATGGGAGTAGGGCAAAGGGCAGTAAAAGAGCGGGGGCCCAGGATTTTGGAATCACAGAGAACATGGCCTTCATAGGGGCATTGGGGGTCATAGGGCCAGGTGAATGGGTAAGAAGTATGCGTGAAGGTCAAGTCCATAGCACTGCCAGAACCTGGCAAGCAAATGGTTGTAATATGCAAACCCCACTGTATTGCTCTCAGGTTTGAACAACTCCCCAGAGCCCTCACCCCTTAAGTTCACAGGACCCAAGGTCATGGACTCCTGGCCTGCATGTCTAACTGTCCTTCCTGCCTTCATCTTGCCGCTCCAGATGGTGCTGTCACCTCTGCCCGGAAAGCTCTTCTCCACTCTCCTTTTATTGGACAAACTCCTTCTCACCCTTCAGGGTTCAGCTCAGGTGCCCCTTCTTTGGAAAGTCCTCTCCAACAGCCATCCTGGGATGTGCGCTTTCCTCCCCATGCTCTCTCAGAACCCTGCGGCTGCTTACCTACGCAAGACTCCAGCCCTACCACATGATGTTTCAATTATTCTGTTTACTCGCGAAACCAGTGTACTGAGGCGACTCAGCTCGGTGGGGCATGATAATGGCGCTTCCTCCCCCTAATCTCGGCCTCCAGCCCTGCTGTGTTGAATCTCCCTCTTCCACCCCTTAATGACATCTTGGGCAGATTGCATTACTTTTGGATCACTTTCTGTTGTTAAACCCCCATCCTTGAAAGCTTTATTCTCAAACTccatttaaatctcattttatctACTCCCTTACTCCTCCAAGGGTTGGCTTGAGCCAGGTCCCTCTGCTTGCTTGGATAAAAGGGGGGAAGGAACATGCCCCCTTATTGATATTGAGAGGATGGAGTGGGAATAGCCCTCTGCAAGAGCCCTCTCCCTCTTGGTCAGCCCTGCTCCCCCAACCAACCCAGAGCGGCAAGTGCCCATATATGGTTTGTCAAGGAGCGTGCGAATAAGtttcctgggggcttccccaccACACAGGTGTCTGACAGGGGACACCCAGCTCAGGCTGGAGCGCTCCTTCCTTGCCCCATCACCTAGGCTCCTGCCACCGAGAGACCCTCTTGCTCAGCAGTCAGACTGCTTGGTATGATACCAAAAAGCCTGGCTAACTACAGCAGGGTCCACTGGACCCAGAGAAACTCATGCATACTGGCCAGCTGCTCCACAGtgacccctctctccacctctcttatCCCTTGCTCAGGTAGGCATAGGGGGACATCAGCAAGTCCACTACCAAGTAggcccccccactggggaacaGCATCCCAGCATCCTTTCTTGCAGTCACCCTTCAATCTCCATGAGAGACTCACACTTAAACTGGGGAGTGTTGTCTTCCACCATAACACATAATCCTCAATAAAGCCAGAGAATTCCTCCTTCCCCGAGATTATTAAATGGGCAAGGAAAAACAAAGTGATGTTTTGGCTAAGGAATTGCCCCCTTTTTGGCCAGTTCTGCCCCTTTAGCAAACCTTGGTGGGAAAGTATCTGGCTCCCATTTGCAATGGACGATACGTACATAGTGCCTGTTGGCTTTGGCCATGGGACACAGTGCCAACTCCTAAGTTATAGGAGCTCCCACTCAATAACCTTTGAACTGGGCCATTCCTCATATCTAACAATCTCTGGAAAGAAGGATCTTCGTAGTCTGGTGCCcacaaagagcccagaaacatGCTGAATGTTGAACAACTGTTTGTTGAGTGAAGGTGGGACCATACGCGACTGAAGTGACCCATCAGGATCCACCCACTCATTCCACACTGTCCTGCGTAGCTGTCAATCTCCACCAGATGACCAGGCTTTCTAGCTGGCATTCCCAGACCAACTATGGACAAAAATCTTTCCCTTCAGCTCATCAGAGTTGGGTTGGGTTTTATCAGAGAGAACTAAAAACCTCAGGAAATAACCCAACCAGAAAGTAAGGAAGCTCAAGAGGCAGCAAAACTgatgggtaaaaagaaaaaaaacagaagggtGAGTTAACAAAGTATTGGTCTTTATCTTGCTCCTGAACTAATCGTGATTTGGTTGATCCTGATTCGCAGAGAAGGAGACCTTAGGCCTGGTCCTCAGCCTTCTTGGGCTCTGATGTCTAGAATAAGAGAGGCCTTTGGTTGGGAGAGAGTAATCCAAATCTTTCACCATGGCCTCAAGATCCTGCATGATCTCTGGCTTCTACTGACTTCTCCCTCCACTCACCTACTTGCTTGCTACACCCTTGCCATCCAGACCTCTTGGTTTCCACCTCAGAGACTTTGTctgtgctgctccctctgcctgaaatgtccTTCCTCCCACTCTTCATCCACTGACTCTACTTCCCCATTCAGGTCTCCTGGCCAATgacacctcctcagagaggccctccTGGATCACCTTATCTAACATGAGTTCCTCCACCAACTCACCTTCCCCATGGCTGTCCTCTCGCATAGCTTCTGTTCTAGTCAGGGTTGTCATTGCAAGCAAGAAAAGACATAGTAAATTTAAGTACATAGAAGAGGACATTGTTGGAAAGGACTAGGCGGCTCGTACAATTGAAAGGAAGGCTGAAGAACTCAAGTTCAACCAGGAACCACAGGATTTGGGACACAGACAAGACCCTGCTGCAGAACAAGTCTTACAAACCACCTCTGTGCTAGCC encodes:
- the CD40 gene encoding tumor necrosis factor receptor superfamily member 5 isoform X2, which translates into the protein MGVARGWCLGVTSDPSRRSFPPPASYLAMVLLPRQCLLVGFLLTAVHPEPLNVCRENQYLVNTQCCTLCLPGEKLVQDCTDTTPTLCHPCGRGEFLDTPNNEKYCHPHKYCDPNLGLQVRMEGTTKTDTICVCNEGQHCVNDHCDSCAPHSSCPPGDGVKQMATEVSDTVCEPCPVGFFSSVSSASEKCHPWTSCEVKGLVERRAGTNKTDVFCDSQDRMRALVAVPVVMAVLLTALLVYACIKKVAEQANYKAFHPKGKRQDPVEIDMDDFPGPLPNHPVQETLHGCQPVTQEDGKESRISVQERL
- the CD40 gene encoding tumor necrosis factor receptor superfamily member 5 isoform X5, which translates into the protein MGVARGWCLGVTSDPSRRSFPPPASYLAMVLLPRQCLLVGFLLTAVHPEPLNVCRENQYLVNTQCCTLCLPGEKLVQDCTDTTPTLCHPCGRGEFLDTPNNEKYCHPHKYCDPNLGLQVRMEGTTKTDTICVCNEGQHCVNDHCDSCAPHSSCPPGDGVKQMATEVSDTVCEPCPVGFFSSVSSASEKCHPWTSCEVKGLVERRAGTNKTDVFCDSQDRMRALVAVPVVMAVLLTALLVYACISESPEKVAEQANYKETLHGCQPVTQEDGKESRISVQERL
- the CD40 gene encoding tumor necrosis factor receptor superfamily member 5 isoform X3 → MGVARGWCLGVTSDPSRRSFPPPASYLAMVLLPRQCLLVGFLLTAVHPEPLNVCRENQYLVNTQCCTLCLPGEKLVQDCTDTTPTLCHPCGRGEFLDTPNNEKYCHPHKYCDPNLGLQVRMEGTTKTDTICVCNEGQHCVNDHCDSCAPHSSCPPGDGVKQMATEVSDTVCEPCPVGFFSSVSSASEKCHPWTSCEVKGLVERRAGTNKTDVFCDSQDRMRALVAVPVVMAVLLTALLVYACISESPEKVAEQANYKGKRQDPVEIDMDDFPGPLPNHPVQETLHGCQPVTQEDGKESRISVQERL
- the CD40 gene encoding tumor necrosis factor receptor superfamily member 5 isoform X1, producing the protein MGVARGWCLGVTSDPSRRSFPPPASYLAMVLLPRQCLLVGFLLTAVHPEPLNVCRENQYLVNTQCCTLCLPGEKLVQDCTDTTPTLCHPCGRGEFLDTPNNEKYCHPHKYCDPNLGLQVRMEGTTKTDTICVCNEGQHCVNDHCDSCAPHSSCPPGDGVKQMATEVSDTVCEPCPVGFFSSVSSASEKCHPWTSCEVKGLVERRAGTNKTDVFCDSQDRMRALVAVPVVMAVLLTALLVYACISESPEKVAEQANYKAFHPKGKRQDPVEIDMDDFPGPLPNHPVQETLHGCQPVTQEDGKESRISVQERL
- the CD40 gene encoding tumor necrosis factor receptor superfamily member 5 isoform X6; amino-acid sequence: MGVARGWCLGVTSDPSRRSFPPPASYLAMVLLPRQCLLVGFLLTAVHPEPLNVCRENQYLVNTQCCTLCLPGEKLVQDCTDTTPTLCHPCGRGEFLDTPNNEKYCHPHKYCDPNLGLQVRMEGTTKTDTICVCNEGQHCVNDHCDSCAPHSSCPPGDGVKQMATEVSDTVCEPCPVGFFSSVSSASEKCHPWTSCEVKGLVERRAGTNKTDVFCDSQDRMRALVAVPVVMAVLLTALLVYACIKKVAEQANYKETLHGCQPVTQEDGKESRISVQERL
- the CD40 gene encoding tumor necrosis factor receptor superfamily member 5 isoform X4 — encoded protein: MGVARGWCLGVTSDPSRRSFPPPASYLAMVLLPRQCLLVGFLLTAVHPEPLNVCRENQYLVNTQCCTLCLPGEKLVQDCTDTTPTLCHPCGRGEFLDTPNNEKYCHPHKYCDPNLGLQVRMEGTTKTDTICVCNEGQHCVNDHCDSCAPHSSCPPGDGVKQMATEVSDTVCEPCPVGFFSSVSSASEKCHPWTSCEVKGLVERRAGTNKTDVFCDSQDRMRALVAVPVVMAVLLTALLVYACIKKVAEQANYKGKRQDPVEIDMDDFPGPLPNHPVQETLHGCQPVTQEDGKESRISVQERL